In Hemitrygon akajei chromosome 17, sHemAka1.3, whole genome shotgun sequence, one DNA window encodes the following:
- the nudt21 gene encoding cleavage and polyadenylation specificity factor subunit 5, whose protein sequence is MSVVPPSRSQAGWPRGVSQYGNKYLQAKPLTLERTINLYPLTNYTFGTKEPLYEKDCSVAARFQRMREEFEKIGMRRTVEGVLIVHEHRLPHVLLLQLGTTFFKLPGGELNPGEDEVEGLKRLMTEILGRQDGVQQDWVIDDCIGNWWRPNFEPPQYPYIPAHITKPKEHKKLFLVQLQEKALFAVPKNYKLVAAPLFELYDNAPGYGPIISSLPQLLSRFNFIYN, encoded by the exons ATGTCTGTAGTTCCACCGAGCCGCTCGCAGGCTGGCTGGCCTCGCGGTGTATCCCAGTATGGGAACAAATACCTACAGGCCAAGCCGCTGACCCTAGAGAGGACCATTAATCT ATATCCATTGACCAACTACACCTTTGGTACAAAGGAGCCCTTGTATGAAAAAGATTGCTCTGTTGCTGCCCGATTTCAGCGCATGCgggaggagtttgagaagatcgGCATGAGGCGTACAGTGGAGGGTGTCCTGATTGTGCATGAGCACAGGTTACCTCATGTGTTATTACTGCAACTCGGGACAACGTTCTTTAAATT ACCCGGTGGAGAGCTAAATCCTGGGGAAGATGAAGTAGAGGGCTTGAAGCGTCTCATGACGGAG ATTCTGGGCCGTCAGGATGGTGTGCAGCAAGACTGGgtaattgatgactgcattggaaACTGGTGGAGGCCAAATTTTGAGCCCCCTCAG TATCCCTACATTCCAGCTCATATCACTAAGCCCAAGGAGCATAAGAAGCTATTCTTAGTACAGCTTCAAGAAAAAG CTCTTTTTGCAGTTCCGAAGAACTACAAACTGGTTGCTGCACCATTATTTGAGCTTTATGACAATGCTCCTGGTTATGGACCCATCATCTCCAGCCTTCCCCAACTTTTGAGCAG gtttaattttatttataacTGA